One window of the Deinococcus betulae genome contains the following:
- a CDS encoding DedA family protein: MAEWVQNLMDSMGYVGILLLMILENVFPPIPSELIMPSAGFAASRGDLNIVMVIVVGTAGSVLGTLPLYYLGRVFGEDKLVKWADKYGKWLTLSGKDIKKADDWFDQHGTKAVLFGRLVPGIRSLLSLPAGMSEMPLPKFLIYSAIGSAIWASILAGAGYLLGENYDRVEQYVGPAGYVVLGVLAVVAVVWFVRRKKAQS; encoded by the coding sequence ATGGCCGAATGGGTGCAGAACTTGATGGACAGCATGGGATACGTGGGCATCCTGCTGCTGATGATTCTGGAAAACGTCTTTCCGCCCATTCCCAGCGAACTGATTATGCCCTCGGCCGGGTTTGCCGCGTCGCGCGGCGACCTGAACATTGTCATGGTGATCGTGGTGGGCACGGCGGGCAGCGTCCTGGGCACCCTGCCGCTGTACTACCTGGGCCGGGTCTTTGGCGAGGACAAGCTGGTGAAGTGGGCCGACAAATACGGCAAGTGGCTGACCCTCAGCGGCAAGGACATTAAAAAAGCAGACGACTGGTTCGACCAACACGGCACCAAGGCGGTGCTGTTTGGCCGCCTGGTGCCGGGCATTCGCAGCCTCCTGAGCCTGCCCGCCGGCATGAGCGAAATGCCCCTGCCCAAGTTCCTGATTTACAGCGCCATCGGGTCGGCCATCTGGGCGTCCATTCTGGCGGGCGCCGGCTACCTGCTGGGCGAAAACTACGACCGCGTGGAGCAGTACGTGGGGCCAGCCGGTTACGTGGTGCTGGGCGTGCTGGCGGTGGTGGCGGTGGTCTGGTTCGTGCGCCGCAAGAAAGCGCAAAGCTAG
- a CDS encoding MMPL family transporter, whose product MKTLGRLVSHHPWAILLVWLLAALLSIPFAARAPAALNADPAGGLTDAEATRVTALLRERFNERDTNTVVLVTRSQPPLTTEAGQATYQRFLDGLEEVVGVTRVTGAQAGGPLPTQAGDGVLALTLAQIPLEDGATETLRRVRAYAERAESAALDIRVTGGQAIADDFTEFAESDTKRSELTALPLIGVLLLLVFGALVATGLPLAVGMLSISVAMAGLYGLTRVMEVSTFAQSVITMLGLGAGIDYALLMVNRFREELKRVPSPRQAAERTVQTAGRSVAFSGLTVAIAMGGLILPPISFVRSIGIGGVLAVLLTVLASLTALPAMLALLGERVNSPRLLKLTWAQSGEASAAWTTFARRVTARPWAAVLASAALLLVLAAPAFQMRTGYAGAWGLTPGVESRDALKDVEALGAGGLLSQFEVVLDLQGQRYGPADRAKFQALVEDLRGLDGVKGVLSPFVTPADLTDTAGSNADALAALSVLTTRSFSQDRTLLRVTVVPDRTLRAREIPQLETQLRRKLEASGYAYLLGGAPIGGEEFSRAITGSLPTVILAVFAGTFLLLMVAFRSLLIPLKSILMNALTVGAAAGVVTLVVQNGVLAAPLGIPADVGVLDASLPVLLFAVMFGLSMDYEIFLLSRVQEEHLRGASNDEAVVLAVGHTARIITSAAIIMLIVFTAFIFGRVVASKSIGLGLAVAVALDATLVRLVLVPAFLKLAGRWNWWLPAWLDRRLPHIRLEH is encoded by the coding sequence GTGAAGACACTGGGCCGACTGGTCTCCCACCACCCCTGGGCCATCCTGCTGGTCTGGTTGCTGGCCGCACTGCTCAGCATTCCGTTTGCCGCCCGTGCACCCGCCGCCCTGAATGCCGACCCGGCGGGCGGCCTGACCGATGCCGAGGCCACCCGCGTGACGGCACTGCTGCGGGAGCGCTTCAACGAGCGTGACACGAATACGGTGGTGCTGGTCACCCGCAGTCAGCCGCCGCTGACCACGGAGGCCGGGCAGGCCACCTACCAGAGATTTCTGGATGGGCTGGAGGAGGTCGTGGGGGTTACCCGCGTGACGGGCGCGCAGGCGGGCGGCCCTCTGCCCACACAGGCCGGGGACGGCGTGCTGGCCCTGACCTTGGCGCAGATCCCGCTGGAAGACGGTGCCACCGAGACCCTGCGCCGGGTGCGCGCCTACGCCGAAAGGGCCGAGAGTGCCGCGCTGGATATCCGCGTGACTGGCGGGCAGGCCATTGCCGACGACTTCACCGAGTTTGCCGAGTCGGACACCAAACGCAGCGAACTGACCGCCCTGCCCCTGATCGGCGTGCTGCTGCTGCTGGTCTTTGGCGCGTTGGTGGCGACCGGGCTCCCGCTGGCGGTGGGCATGCTGAGCATCAGCGTGGCGATGGCCGGGCTGTACGGCCTGACCCGCGTGATGGAGGTCAGCACCTTTGCCCAGAGCGTAATTACCATGCTGGGCCTGGGAGCGGGCATTGACTACGCCCTGCTGATGGTCAACCGCTTCCGGGAGGAATTGAAGCGGGTCCCGTCCCCTCGCCAAGCCGCCGAGCGCACGGTCCAGACGGCCGGCCGCAGCGTGGCCTTTAGCGGCTTGACGGTGGCCATTGCGATGGGTGGGCTGATTCTGCCGCCGATTTCGTTCGTACGCTCGATTGGGATTGGCGGCGTGCTGGCGGTGCTGCTGACGGTGCTGGCCTCGCTGACAGCCTTGCCGGCCATGCTGGCCCTGCTGGGCGAGCGGGTGAACAGCCCCCGCCTCCTAAAGCTCACCTGGGCGCAAAGTGGCGAGGCGTCCGCGGCCTGGACCACCTTTGCGCGGCGGGTTACTGCCCGGCCCTGGGCGGCGGTGCTGGCGTCAGCCGCCCTGCTGCTGGTGCTGGCGGCGCCTGCCTTTCAGATGAGGACCGGCTACGCGGGAGCCTGGGGGCTGACCCCTGGTGTCGAGAGCCGCGACGCCCTGAAAGATGTGGAGGCGCTGGGCGCGGGCGGGCTGCTGAGCCAGTTCGAGGTGGTGCTGGACTTGCAGGGCCAGCGCTACGGGCCGGCTGACCGCGCGAAGTTTCAAGCACTCGTGGAGGATCTGCGCGGCCTGGACGGGGTGAAGGGCGTGCTCAGCCCCTTTGTGACTCCAGCCGATTTAACGGATACGGCGGGCAGCAATGCCGACGCCCTGGCCGCCCTGAGCGTCTTGACCACGCGCTCCTTTAGCCAGGACCGGACCCTGCTGCGGGTAACGGTGGTGCCTGACCGCACCCTGCGCGCCCGCGAGATTCCGCAGCTTGAGACGCAGCTGCGCCGGAAGCTTGAGGCCAGCGGCTACGCCTACCTGCTGGGCGGCGCGCCCATCGGCGGCGAGGAATTCAGCCGCGCCATCACCGGGTCACTGCCCACCGTCATCCTGGCTGTGTTTGCCGGCACGTTCCTGCTGCTGATGGTGGCTTTTCGCAGCCTCCTGATTCCCCTCAAAAGCATCCTGATGAACGCCCTGACAGTAGGGGCCGCCGCCGGGGTGGTGACATTGGTGGTGCAAAACGGCGTGCTGGCCGCGCCGCTGGGCATTCCAGCCGATGTGGGGGTGCTGGACGCCAGCCTGCCAGTGCTGCTGTTCGCCGTGATGTTCGGCCTGAGTATGGATTACGAAATCTTTTTGCTCTCGCGGGTGCAGGAAGAACACCTGCGCGGCGCCAGTAACGATGAAGCGGTGGTGCTGGCGGTGGGGCACACCGCCCGGATCATTACCAGCGCGGCCATCATCATGTTGATTGTTTTTACCGCCTTCATCTTTGGCCGCGTGGTGGCCAGCAAGAGCATCGGCCTGGGCCTGGCCGTGGCGGTGGCCCTGGACGCGACCCTGGTGCGCCTGGTGCTGGTGCCCGCCTTTCTCAAGCTGGCCGGGCGCTGGAACTGGTGGCTGCCCGCGTGGCTGGACCGGCGGCTGCCGCACATTCGCCTGGAGCATTGA
- a CDS encoding helix-turn-helix domain-containing protein codes for MSDAHEVLTLEELAAFLKVSETTAYALVRGGEVPGRKVGREWRFLKARVVDWLMRAGAEAAHSETGGNDMDKTGFVQRDELGGESKQEGGQEYVALWLPITREEKAAQLEKAARDGVNVSELVADYLRDWVKA; via the coding sequence ATGAGTGACGCCCATGAGGTACTGACCCTAGAAGAACTCGCCGCCTTCCTGAAGGTGAGCGAGACGACCGCCTACGCCCTGGTGCGCGGCGGCGAGGTGCCGGGCCGCAAGGTTGGGCGGGAATGGCGCTTTTTGAAAGCGCGAGTGGTGGACTGGCTGATGAGGGCCGGCGCCGAGGCCGCCCATTCAGAGACAGGAGGAAACGACATGGACAAGACCGGCTTTGTGCAGCGCGACGAACTGGGCGGCGAGTCTAAGCAGGAGGGCGGGCAGGAGTACGTGGCGCTATGGCTGCCCATCACGCGCGAGGAAAAGGCGGCCCAACTGGAGAAGGCTGCCCGCGACGGCGTGAACGTCAGCGAACTGGTGGCCGACTATTTGCGGGACTGGGTAAAGGCGTAA